The Aquitalea magnusonii region AACCAGCGCGGTATTGGGGCCGGAACCGGAGAAGCCAAAGCCCATGATGGACAACTGCGCGGCAATGTCATGGCGTGTCTTGCTGTATTGCTCGAACTTGCGCACCGTACCCAGGGTGCGCTCGGCAGTGGCATCGGCCGGCAACTGGAAGGAGGTCATGAAATAGCCTTGGTCTTCCTCCGGCAAGAAGGCCGATGGCAGCAACTGGAAACCGCAGGCAAGCGCCAGGCTCAGCGCGGCAAAAACCAGCATCACGCGCCCGCAGCGCAGTAGCAGCTTGCCCACCCCGCCGACATAGCGCTGGCTTAACCGGTCAAAGCCCTGATTGAACCAGGCAAAGAAACCGTGCTGGCGCGTCTGGCTGCCATCCACCGGTTTGAGCAAGGTGGCACACAGTGCCGGGGTCAGGCTCAGGGCCAGCAAGGCGGAAAACAGGATGGATACCGCCATCGACAAGCTGAATTGCTGGTAAATCACCCCGACCGAGCCATCGGAAAAGGCCATGGGGATGAATGCCGCGGTCAGCACCAGGGTAATGCCGATGACCGCCGCGGTGATTTCCCGCATGGCCTTGATGGTGGCATCCCGTGGCGACAAGCCCTCGTGCGACATGATGCGCTCAACGTTTTCCACCACCACGATGGCATCATCCACGATGATGCCAATGGCCAGCACCATGCCGAACATGGTCAGCACATTGACGGAAAACCCCGCCAGCAGCATGACCGTGAAGGTGCCAAGCAGGGCGATGGGGGCCACGATGGCCGGAATCAGGGTGTAACGGATGTTTTGCAAGAACAGGTACATCACCAGAAACACCAGCACCATGGCTTCTGCCAGGGTGTACAGCACTTTTTCGATGGAAATCTGCACAAACGGTGCCGTGTCAAACGGCAGGGAATAGCTGATTCCCGGCGGCATGGTCTTTTTCAGTTCCTTGAGCCTGGCCTTGACTGCATTGGCGGTCTTGAGCGCATTGGCACCCGGTGCCAGTTGCACCGCCGCCGCCGTGGCGCTTTTCCCGTTTTCACGGATTGCCATGGCGTAGGACTGCGCGCCAAGTTCGACGCGGGCGACATCACTCATCAGCACCTTGGAACCATTGGCATTGGCCTTGAGCACGATGCCGGCGAATTCTTCCGGGCTGCCAAGCTGGCCCTGCACCGTCAGCGGCACGGTGACGCGCTGGCCGGGCAGCACCGGCTCTGCGCCGATCCGGCCCGGCGCGATCTGGGCATTTTGCTGGCTGATGGCCGTGGCTAGGTCGGCCATGGTCAGACCGTATGCATTCAGCTTGGCCGGGTCCACCCACAGTCGCATGGCCTGTTCTGCCCCAAATAGCTGCACTTGCCCGACGCCTTCGATGCGCCGCAGCTCATCCACCACATTGCGGGCCATGTAATCGCTCAGCTCCACTTCGTTCAGGCGGCCATCGTCCGAGCGCAGGGCGATTACCATCAGAAAGCTGGATGAGGAGGATTCCACCGTCAGACCGTTCTGACGCACCGCCTGGGGCAGGCGCGGCTCAATCGACTTGAGCTTGTTCTGCACATCCACCTGGGCCAGTTCCGGATCGGTGCCAGGCTTGAAGGTCACGCTAATCGATGCCGTGCCGGAGGTGTCGGTGGATGATTCGAAATACAGCAGGTTCTTCACCCCGGAGAGTTCGCGCTCAAGCAGGCTGAGGACCCCGTCGTTCATCGCTTGCGGGGTGGCACCCGGATAGGTGGCGGTGATATTGACGCTGGGCGGGGCCACCGAGGGGTAGCGGGCAATCGGCAGATTCGGAATGGCAATAAGCCCAAGCAGGATGATGAACAGCGCAATCACCCAGGCAAACACCGGGCGTTGAATAAAAAACTTGGCCATGACAAAAGCTTTCTGATTAATCAGCCAGAGGTTGTGCCGGAGCAAAATAGCGCCGCACAGCAAGCTGTGCGCCATCGCTCAGGCGATCCATCCCTTCCACCACCACCTGCTGCCCCTTGATCAGCCCGGCGACAACGCGGTAATGGCGGTTGACCAGCTCGCCAACCCTGACCGGGGTCAGATGCGCCTTGTTGTGGCCATCGACAGTCCAGACCTGGGTTTTTCCCGCGGAATGGATGACCGCCTGCTGCGGCAGGGTTAGCGCATTGCTGTAATGCGCCAGCGGCACCCTGGCGCGCACGTACATGCCTGGCAGCAATTGGCGCTTCGGGTTGTCCACCTGCACGCGCAACAGCACATCGCCGGTGCCGGCATCGACATTGATGCCGGAAAACAGAATGCGCCCCTTGGTTTCATAGGCAGTGCCATCGCTGCGCAGAAGCGTTACCGGCAGCCCGCTCTGGCCATTGCCGTCCCGATTGCCCAGGGCTTGCTGCAATGCTTCAAGCGAGGCGGCCGGACGGCGTACATCGACATACACCTTGTCAATCTGCTGGATGCGCGCCATCGGGCTGGCATCGTTACTGCTTACCAGCGCACCTTCGGTGACCAGTGCCTGGTCGATACGGCCGGAGATCGGTGCATCCACGGTGGCGTATTTGAGCTCCAGTTTTTTCCGCTGCAGCGTGGCGCGCGCCTGGGCCACATCAGCGGCAGCCTGTTCGCGCTGGGAAACCGCGTCATCGTAAACTTGCCGGCTGATCGCATCGGCCTGCACCAGCGGTTCCAGCCGCTGCGCCTGCAACCGGGCGCGGGCCAGCACCGCTTCCGCCCTTTGCAGCGCGGCCAGCGCAGTATCGCGTTCGGCCATCAGCGGTGCCGGATTGATACGGAACAGCGCCTGCCCGGCGCGGACTTCGCCACCTTGTTCAAACAGCCGCTGCTGGACGATGCCGCTGATTTGCGGCCGGATTTCCGCCATCCGCAGCGGTGCAACGCGGCCGGGCAGGTCTTCGCTCAGTTCCAGTCGGCCTGGACTGAGCACTACGGTGGTGACTTGTGGCAGGGTGGGTGACTCCGCGGTTTCTGCCTGATCGCATGCGGTGAGCAGGGCAAGCAGGGCGGCAATGCCGCCAAGGCGGATAAACGGGTCAAGCTGCATGCAAAATACCTTTATGAGTGGGTGACAATGCACCTGCGTGCCGGATTCTGAATTGACCCTGTGGAGTTCAAGCTGAAACAATGTGGAGATTCGATGGAGATTGTGCCGTGACGAACGACTTGCAGACCGTGGGCAGCACCGTGCCGCTGAAACAGGCGGTGATCCTGATCGCAGAAGACGAAGTGGAAATTGCAGAAATCATTGCCGCCTATCTGGAACGCAGCGGATTGCGCAGCCTGCATGCCAGAAACGGACGAGAGGCCCTGGCCATGCATCTGAGCCACAAGCCGGACCTGTTGCTGCTGGATGTGCAGATGCCAGAGCTGGATGGCTGGCGGGTATTGTCTGAAGTGCGGCTGCGCGGCGATACCCCGGTGATCATGCTGACCGCGATGGACCAGGACATCGACAAGCTGATGGGCTTGCGCCTGGGGGCTGACGATTATGTGGTCAAGCCTTTCAACCCTGCCGAGGTGGTGGCGCGGACCCAGGCGGTGCTACGGCGCGCCACGCCCAGGCCGGGCAGCCCGGCCACGCAGCGCATCCGGGTGAAGCCCTTGCAGATTGATCAGGAGCGCCATGAGGTGCTGGCTGATATTGCCGGGCAATTGCTGCCGCTGGAGCTGACATTGACCGAATACAAATTGCTGCTGCAACTGGCCCGCTCGCCCAAGCGCGTTTTCAGCCGTGGCGAACTGCTGGCCCACTGCCTGCCCGAGAGCGATGCGCTGGAGCGTACGGTGGACAGCCATATCAGCAAGCTGCGCAAAAAGCTGGAAGCACTGGGCATTCGCGGCATCCCAGCCGGTGTCCGCGGCGTGGGCTACCGCTTTGGAGGTGAGCCATGAGACTGGTGGGGCTTAGCCGGCAGATTGTCCTGACGATGATGGCCATGGCCCTGGGCGTAACCCTGTTCCTGGTGCTGACTTCCTATGCTTTTTATTATCTGTGGCTTGAATACTGGCCCGAGAATTTTCCGGGAGACACTTTTTACCCCACCGGGCCGGAGTGGACCTGGCTGATCATCACCGCGCTGAGCGCGCTGCTGGCGGCGGCGCTGGTCGCCATCAAGCTGTCACGGCGCATCCTGCTACCGCTCAATTCCGTCATTGCCGGCATCCGGCGGCTGGCCCAGGGTGATCTGACGGCGCGCGCCGTGTCCGGTGATCACCAGTTGGGTGAAGCTACCCAACTGGTGGATGACTTCAATGTGCTGGCCAGCAGGCTGCAGCAGATGACCGAGGAGCAGGCATTCTGGAATGCCGCCATTGCGCATGAATTAAGGACGCCAGTCACCATTTTGCGTGGGCGGTTGCAAGGTCTGGCCGAAGGCGTGTTTGCGCCGGATGAGGCACAGTTCCGCCGCTTGCTCTCCCAGGTGGAGGGCCTGAATCAGTTGATTGAAGACTTGCGGGTGGTCAGCCTGGCCGAGAGCGGGCATTTGTCGCTGCGCTGCCAGCCGGTGGCGCTGCAGGCGGAAATCCGCGCGCTGGCGGAGATGCTGCATCACCCGCTGGCCGAGGCCGGACAATCTCTGATCCTCGACCTTCAACTGACACAGGTGAACTGCGATCCGGACCGGATTGGCCAGGCGCTGCTGGCCTTGCTGGAAAACGCCAGGCTGCATGCGCTTGCCGGGCCGGTCACTATCCAGCTAAGCCGTCAGGCAGGCATCAATCAGCTTAGCGTGACCGATAGCGGGCCTGGCATTGCCGCATCCTTGCAAGCCCTGGTTTTTACCGCATTCCGGCGGGCGCCAGACAGCAAGGCTCCGGGCAGCGGGCTGGGACTGGCGGTGGTGGCGGCCATTGCGCGGGCGCATGGCGGGCAGGCAAGTTGCCAGCGCACGCCGGACGGGGGGACCCGCTTTACCCTAAGCTGGCCGGAGGACTGCGTCACCGCGCCAGCTTAGTCGCTGCCTGGCCGGGCGGCAGCTAAGGGCCAGGGCGGCTGCTGTTGGTTAAGCCTGGGCGGTGACTGCCTGGGGGCGGTGTAGCTGGGGGCGGCCCGCTTAGCCTCTGCCGCATGGCTGCGGGCCGGCTGGCTATACCTGAAAGCGTGCGGTGATGCTTTGCAGGTTATGCGACAGCGCGCTCAGTTGCGCCGATGTGGTTGCCAGCTCCTCTACCGTGGCGCTGTTTTCCTCCGCCATATGTGATACCCGCTCCATGTTTTGTGCCAGGCTTTGGCTGGCGGTGCGCTGCTCACCCAGTGCATCGGTGATATTGGCAATGCTGCGTTCGATTGCATGGGTGCTGTTGCCAATACGGGTGATGGTTTGCGAGGCCAGTTCGGTGCTGCTGGTGACAGCCTGCACGCTGTCCAGGCTGGAGTCCATGCTGCCCACCACGCGGCTGACGCCATGCTGGATGGAGTTGATCATCTGGGTGATTTCCTGTGCCGAAGAGGTGGTGCGTTCCGCCAGTTTGCGCACCTCGTCGGCCACCACGGCAAAGCCTCGTCCCATTTCGCCGGCGCGGGCGGCTTCGATGGCGGCGTTCAGCGCCAGGAGATTGGTCTGGTCGGCAACATCGCGAATCACGGTGACGATGCTGTCAATCTTTTGCACCTCATTGCTCAGCATATTCATCTGGGTGGAGGTGCCGCTGACCGCCTGGCTGACATCCTTGATACGGGCCACTGAATCAATCACTTCCTTGCCACCGTCACGGGCCAGGCTGCCGGTCTGCAAGGACTGGCGTTTGGCCTCGTCGGAATTGTCCGCCACATGATTGATGCTGACGGTCAATTGTTCGATGGTGGCGGCGGCTTCCGACGTGGCTTCGGCCTGGTGCTGCGCGCCGCTGGCCACTTGCTCTGCCATGCTGGACAGCTCACGGGCGGAGTCCGACACATTGTGTGCATTCTGTTGGATGGACTGTACGATTTCGCGCAGGCCGCTGCGCATTTCCTGGATGCCGCGGGCGATCTGTATGGCTTCGTCACGCGCCTTGGGGTAGTCCTCATCCTGGCCGGTCAGGTTGCCTTGACGGATTTGCTCTACCAGGCGGGCAGATTTCTGCAGCGGCAGGGTGATGAGCCGGGCAATGAACAAGGCACAGGCCACCGCCAGCAACAGGGCCATCCCTCCCACCGTCATCATGCTGACCATGGCATCCTGATAGGCGCGAGAGGCATCCTGCATCGATTTTTGCATCAGCTCTTCCTGAAAGGCGGCAAACTCCTTCAGGCTGGCCATAAAGGTATTGTTGGCCGGAGCAACTTTCTGTTTCAACAGAATGGCTGCCTCAGCCGATTTGTGGCTGCGAATCAAGGGGTAGACCTGCTCCAGCGCGGCAGTCAATGCCAGGTTCTGCTCTTGCAGTTTGGCAAACATGGCCTTGCCTTTTTCGGTGGAAAGCATAGGCGCTATCTTGGCCAGATCCTCATCCTGCGATTTGTCCAGGTCGGTGACTTTGCTCACATACTCGTCGGCATTTTCGTTAGCAAACAACACCGCATTGCGGATCTGACGGCCCATATCCATTGATTTCACGGTAATGCTGTTGACCAGGGATATCTTGGGGTAGCGGTCCTGCGTCATGTCCATGATTTTGCTGTTGATGATTTTCATATTGAAAATCGCCACGCCCAGCAGGATGAACAACAGCATGATGACCAGGGTAAAACCCCCGAGCAGTTTCTGTTTTACGGATAATTGGCTAAACATGATCTTCCCCCACCACGGTTTTGATTTAATAGGGCGTTGCACTGTGAATGGTCAAACAAGCAATCACTAATCAATCGCCCGGTTTATTTGCTATCTGTTGATAGACCAGCGTGGTGGGCAGTACAAGACAATATATTGCTGCCGCTGTCAGCGGCCTTGGGGATGATCAGACTGTGGCGACAACAATGCGCCGCGGCTGCCGGGGCGGGGACTGATTGCCGCCATGGCGACAGGGCTGCCAGGCGGGGGACGGCCAGTGCGCGGCGCTGGCGTGGCCAAGCAGCGCCTGGCAGCCTGGCGCAGGGCGCGCCGCCACAGGCAGCGCAAGCAGTACGGCAAGGTGGGGCAGGGTTTTGCCTGGCTGCCCTTATTGCGGTGACGGCGTGGTGGGGTTTACTTTTCCAGCGCCACTTCCACGCAGCGCGCCTGCAGCAAGCGGCTGATATCCAGCGGTGACATGGCCACTTGCAGGCCGCGGCGGCCTCCATTGATGTAGACCTGCTGCAGTTGCAGGATGCTGGCTTCCATGTATACCGGCATCGGCGTA contains the following coding sequences:
- a CDS encoding response regulator, producing the protein MTNDLQTVGSTVPLKQAVILIAEDEVEIAEIIAAYLERSGLRSLHARNGREALAMHLSHKPDLLLLDVQMPELDGWRVLSEVRLRGDTPVIMLTAMDQDIDKLMGLRLGADDYVVKPFNPAEVVARTQAVLRRATPRPGSPATQRIRVKPLQIDQERHEVLADIAGQLLPLELTLTEYKLLLQLARSPKRVFSRGELLAHCLPESDALERTVDSHISKLRKKLEALGIRGIPAGVRGVGYRFGGEP
- a CDS encoding methyl-accepting chemotaxis protein translates to MFSQLSVKQKLLGGFTLVIMLLFILLGVAIFNMKIINSKIMDMTQDRYPKISLVNSITVKSMDMGRQIRNAVLFANENADEYVSKVTDLDKSQDEDLAKIAPMLSTEKGKAMFAKLQEQNLALTAALEQVYPLIRSHKSAEAAILLKQKVAPANNTFMASLKEFAAFQEELMQKSMQDASRAYQDAMVSMMTVGGMALLLAVACALFIARLITLPLQKSARLVEQIRQGNLTGQDEDYPKARDEAIQIARGIQEMRSGLREIVQSIQQNAHNVSDSARELSSMAEQVASGAQHQAEATSEAAATIEQLTVSINHVADNSDEAKRQSLQTGSLARDGGKEVIDSVARIKDVSQAVSGTSTQMNMLSNEVQKIDSIVTVIRDVADQTNLLALNAAIEAARAGEMGRGFAVVADEVRKLAERTTSSAQEITQMINSIQHGVSRVVGSMDSSLDSVQAVTSSTELASQTITRIGNSTHAIERSIANITDALGEQRTASQSLAQNMERVSHMAEENSATVEELATTSAQLSALSHNLQSITARFQV
- a CDS encoding multidrug efflux RND transporter permease subunit, producing MAKFFIQRPVFAWVIALFIILLGLIAIPNLPIARYPSVAPPSVNITATYPGATPQAMNDGVLSLLERELSGVKNLLYFESSTDTSGTASISVTFKPGTDPELAQVDVQNKLKSIEPRLPQAVRQNGLTVESSSSSFLMVIALRSDDGRLNEVELSDYMARNVVDELRRIEGVGQVQLFGAEQAMRLWVDPAKLNAYGLTMADLATAISQQNAQIAPGRIGAEPVLPGQRVTVPLTVQGQLGSPEEFAGIVLKANANGSKVLMSDVARVELGAQSYAMAIRENGKSATAAAVQLAPGANALKTANAVKARLKELKKTMPPGISYSLPFDTAPFVQISIEKVLYTLAEAMVLVFLVMYLFLQNIRYTLIPAIVAPIALLGTFTVMLLAGFSVNVLTMFGMVLAIGIIVDDAIVVVENVERIMSHEGLSPRDATIKAMREITAAVIGITLVLTAAFIPMAFSDGSVGVIYQQFSLSMAVSILFSALLALSLTPALCATLLKPVDGSQTRQHGFFAWFNQGFDRLSQRYVGGVGKLLLRCGRVMLVFAALSLALACGFQLLPSAFLPEEDQGYFMTSFQLPADATAERTLGTVRKFEQYSKTRHDIAAQLSIMGFGFSGSGPNTALVFTTLKDWNKRSSSAQDEVTQAAAATADAAEGNIMHLNPPAIDELGTSSGFTLRLQDRANQGYAALKAAEAKLLALAAQSKLLSGVYAEGLPAGTSIRLDIDRKKAEALGVAFSSISDTLSSAMGSLYINDFPNAGRMQQVIIQADAPARMQIDDVLKLYVRNASGGMVPLSEVVHPVWSDTPLQMVRYQGFPAARISGSAAPGVSSGEAMAEMERLAAKLPAGYSVAWTGQSLQERYSATQAPMLMVLSMLVVFLVLAALYESWSIPLSVILVVPLGLLGAVSAVLLRGLPNDVFFKVGMITVIGLSAKNAILIVEVAKQLREQGHGLLEAASTAARLRLRPILMTSLAFGLGVLPLMLAGGASAETQHAIGTGVFGGIVSATVLAIFFVPVFFVLVMRAQDSLAAWRMARAARKAQAGEDA
- a CDS encoding ATP-binding protein, producing the protein MRLVGLSRQIVLTMMAMALGVTLFLVLTSYAFYYLWLEYWPENFPGDTFYPTGPEWTWLIITALSALLAAALVAIKLSRRILLPLNSVIAGIRRLAQGDLTARAVSGDHQLGEATQLVDDFNVLASRLQQMTEEQAFWNAAIAHELRTPVTILRGRLQGLAEGVFAPDEAQFRRLLSQVEGLNQLIEDLRVVSLAESGHLSLRCQPVALQAEIRALAEMLHHPLAEAGQSLILDLQLTQVNCDPDRIGQALLALLENARLHALAGPVTIQLSRQAGINQLSVTDSGPGIAASLQALVFTAFRRAPDSKAPGSGLGLAVVAAIARAHGGQASCQRTPDGGTRFTLSWPEDCVTAPA
- a CDS encoding efflux RND transporter periplasmic adaptor subunit → MQLDPFIRLGGIAALLALLTACDQAETAESPTLPQVTTVVLSPGRLELSEDLPGRVAPLRMAEIRPQISGIVQQRLFEQGGEVRAGQALFRINPAPLMAERDTALAALQRAEAVLARARLQAQRLEPLVQADAISRQVYDDAVSQREQAAADVAQARATLQRKKLELKYATVDAPISGRIDQALVTEGALVSSNDASPMARIQQIDKVYVDVRRPAASLEALQQALGNRDGNGQSGLPVTLLRSDGTAYETKGRILFSGINVDAGTGDVLLRVQVDNPKRQLLPGMYVRARVPLAHYSNALTLPQQAVIHSAGKTQVWTVDGHNKAHLTPVRVGELVNRHYRVVAGLIKGQQVVVEGMDRLSDGAQLAVRRYFAPAQPLAD